The following are encoded together in the Cyanobacterium aponinum PCC 10605 genome:
- a CDS encoding phosphoribosylanthranilate isomerase, which yields MRLKICGITNLKQADAIASLGVDTLGFICVKNSPRYINPEQIKTITSKIPSEVSKVGVFVNQSVDDILDIVKTGGLTAIQLHGDETPSMCSTLRESLPDLEIIKVFRYENSDSLAKLDDYLSVIDTILLDTYQKDMYGGTGKTFNWSELADFRPPRPWLLAGGLTPDNVLLALNTLKCDGIDVSSGVETNPGEKDLNKIKLLLEHLNSFKVPLHSSN from the coding sequence ATGCGTCTGAAAATATGTGGTATTACTAACTTAAAACAAGCGGATGCGATCGCCTCTTTAGGTGTGGACACATTAGGATTTATCTGTGTAAAAAACTCTCCTCGATACATAAACCCTGAACAAATAAAAACAATTACAAGCAAAATTCCCTCAGAAGTCAGTAAAGTAGGGGTATTTGTCAATCAAAGTGTTGATGATATTCTCGATATTGTCAAAACAGGAGGCTTAACGGCGATTCAACTTCATGGAGATGAAACCCCCAGTATGTGTAGCACATTAAGAGAATCTCTACCCGATTTAGAAATTATTAAAGTGTTTCGTTATGAAAATTCCGATTCTTTAGCTAAATTAGATGATTATTTATCTGTGATTGATACTATACTCTTAGACACCTATCAAAAAGATATGTATGGTGGCACAGGTAAAACCTTTAATTGGTCTGAATTAGCAGATTTTAGACCTCCTCGCCCTTGGCTGTTGGCAGGGGGATTGACTCCTGATAATGTGTTACTAGCCTTAAACACTTTAAAATGTGATGGAATTGATGTTTCTAGTGGAGTGGAAACTAATCCGGGGGAAAAAGACTTAAACAAGATTAAACTTTTGCTAGAGCACCTTAACTCTTTTAAAGTTCCCTTACATTCGTCGAATTAG
- the hypE gene encoding hydrogenase expression/formation protein HypE yields MSNQTNFSLNCPLPITKYPHILMAHGGGGKLMKQLIDNMLLPVFSNGNFVEHDSAILNLTSNKIAFTTDSYVVNPLFFPGGNIGSMAVYGTVNDLAMAGAKPLYLSLSFILEEGLSFATFWEVIKSIKQASEISQVKIVTGDTKVVEKGKGDGIFINTSGVGIIEHNLTINPQQIQEEDVIILSGDIGRHGIAIMALREELEFETTIESDCAPLNHLVLQLINSGINIHCLRDITRGGLASILNEIAIDSDSEMIIQEKFIPVQEEVKGACEILGFDPLYIANEGRFIAFIPKNEAEKALSIFKQENPLATIIGKVEKKEKGRVILENKLGSKRIIEMLTGEQLPRIC; encoded by the coding sequence GTGAGTAATCAAACAAATTTTTCCTTAAACTGTCCTTTACCGATAACAAAGTATCCCCATATTTTAATGGCTCATGGAGGGGGAGGAAAGTTAATGAAACAGTTAATTGATAATATGTTATTACCTGTTTTTTCTAATGGTAATTTCGTTGAACATGATTCAGCTATTTTAAATTTAACCAGTAATAAGATAGCTTTTACAACAGACTCTTACGTAGTAAATCCTCTGTTTTTCCCGGGGGGAAATATAGGCTCAATGGCAGTTTATGGCACGGTAAATGATTTAGCAATGGCAGGGGCAAAACCTCTTTATTTGAGTCTTAGTTTTATCTTGGAAGAGGGATTATCTTTTGCTACTTTTTGGGAGGTGATAAAGTCTATCAAACAAGCCTCTGAAATTAGTCAGGTAAAGATTGTTACAGGAGATACCAAAGTAGTTGAAAAGGGTAAGGGAGATGGGATATTTATTAATACCAGTGGAGTTGGTATTATTGAGCATAATTTAACGATTAACCCTCAACAGATTCAAGAAGAAGACGTAATTATTCTGAGTGGTGATATTGGCAGACATGGCATTGCGATTATGGCATTAAGAGAGGAATTAGAGTTTGAAACAACTATTGAAAGTGATTGCGCCCCCTTGAATCATTTAGTTTTACAATTAATCAACTCAGGAATTAATATTCACTGTTTAAGGGATATAACCAGAGGGGGATTAGCTAGTATTTTGAATGAAATCGCCATAGATAGTGACTCAGAAATGATTATTCAAGAAAAGTTTATTCCCGTTCAAGAAGAAGTAAAAGGAGCTTGTGAAATTTTAGGTTTTGATCCTTTATACATTGCGAATGAAGGAAGATTTATCGCTTTTATTCCCAAAAATGAAGCAGAAAAAGCACTTTCTATTTTTAAGCAAGAAAATCCCTTAGCTACTATTATTGGAAAAGTAGAAAAAAAAGAAAAAGGAAGGGTAATTTTAGAAAATAAACTGGGATCAAAAAGAATTATTGAAATGTTGACAGGAGAGCAATTGCCTCGTATTTGCTAA
- a CDS encoding DUF3750 domain-containing protein — protein MSYQVELRAAKIPYIGAIAVHYWFVIHEQVSERWEIWQTKSLVSSSWGHLHKNLMNPTRGVGNGGSWQEYVWQGEEADNLQTIIRKTPQIYPYNYLYRYYPGPNSNTYIQWILDKSQIRYSLGRKGLGKNYHRFFSKYEAIALLSTFQ, from the coding sequence ATGAGTTATCAAGTAGAATTAAGGGCGGCAAAAATTCCCTATATAGGTGCGATCGCAGTTCATTATTGGTTTGTAATTCATGAACAAGTATCGGAAAGATGGGAAATTTGGCAAACTAAAAGCCTTGTGAGCAGTAGTTGGGGACATTTGCATAAAAATTTGATGAATCCTACTCGTGGGGTAGGTAACGGAGGAAGCTGGCAAGAATATGTTTGGCAAGGAGAAGAAGCCGATAATTTGCAAACAATCATCCGAAAAACTCCCCAAATTTATCCCTATAATTATCTATATCGCTACTATCCTGGTCCTAATAGCAATACTTATATTCAATGGATTTTAGATAAAAGTCAAATTAGGTATTCTTTAGGTCGTAAAGGCTTAGGGAAAAACTATCATCGTTTCTTTAGCAAATACGAGGCAATTGCTCTCCTGTCAACATTTCAATAA
- the fabF gene encoding beta-ketoacyl-ACP synthase II, translating to MTNLQLKRVVVTGLGAITPIGNNLDEYWQGLITAKNGIGKITCFDTSDYACKIAGEVKGFDPLAYMEKKEAKRMARFSQFAVAASKMALEDAQLTINDDNANDVGIVIGTGVGGLSVMEEQNEVLLTKGPGRVTPFLVPTMISNMAAGLTAIHTGAKGPNSCSVTACAAGSNSIGDAFRLVQSGYAKAMICGGTEAAITRLAMAGFASAKALSTRNDSPESASRPFDADRDGFVMGEGCGILILEERESAIARGARIYAEMVGYGMTCDAYHMTAPVPEGLGATRAIELALKDGGLAPDQVSYINAHGTSTPANDTTETKAIKRALGDHAYKIAISSTKSMTGHLLGGSGGIEAVATVMAIASDIVPPTINLQNPDPDCDLDYVPHESRKLTVDVALSNSFGFGGHNVTLAFKKHN from the coding sequence ATGACTAATCTACAATTGAAAAGAGTGGTAGTAACTGGTTTAGGTGCTATTACTCCTATTGGTAATAATTTGGATGAATACTGGCAGGGATTAATTACAGCTAAAAATGGTATCGGTAAAATTACTTGTTTTGATACTTCTGATTATGCTTGTAAGATAGCTGGTGAGGTTAAAGGTTTTGATCCTTTAGCTTACATGGAAAAAAAAGAAGCGAAACGTATGGCTCGTTTTTCTCAGTTTGCGGTTGCGGCGAGTAAAATGGCTTTAGAAGATGCCCAGTTAACCATTAATGATGATAATGCTAATGATGTTGGTATTGTCATTGGTACTGGAGTTGGTGGCTTGAGTGTTATGGAAGAACAAAATGAGGTTTTGTTAACTAAAGGACCTGGGCGTGTTACTCCTTTCCTCGTACCGACGATGATTTCTAATATGGCGGCGGGTTTGACGGCTATTCATACAGGGGCGAAAGGTCCTAATTCTTGCTCTGTAACTGCTTGTGCGGCGGGTTCAAATTCCATTGGGGATGCTTTTCGTTTAGTCCAATCTGGCTATGCTAAAGCGATGATTTGTGGTGGCACGGAGGCGGCAATTACTCGCCTTGCGATGGCTGGTTTTGCTTCGGCAAAAGCTCTTTCTACCCGTAATGATAGCCCTGAATCTGCTAGTCGTCCTTTTGATGCCGATAGGGATGGTTTTGTGATGGGGGAAGGTTGTGGTATTCTGATTCTGGAAGAAAGGGAAAGTGCGATCGCACGTGGAGCAAGAATTTATGCGGAAATGGTGGGTTATGGTATGACTTGCGATGCTTACCATATGACTGCCCCTGTGCCTGAAGGTTTAGGTGCAACCAGAGCCATTGAGTTAGCTTTAAAAGATGGTGGTTTAGCTCCTGATCAGGTATCTTATATTAATGCTCATGGTACAAGTACTCCTGCCAATGATACAACGGAGACAAAGGCAATAAAAAGAGCATTGGGGGATCATGCTTACAAAATAGCCATCAGTTCTACTAAATCAATGACAGGGCATTTATTGGGTGGTTCTGGGGGTATTGAAGCTGTAGCCACTGTAATGGCGATCGCATCTGACATTGTACCTCCGACAATTAACTTACAAAATCCTGACCCAGATTGTGATTTAGATTATGTGCCTCATGAAAGCCGTAAATTAACCGTTGATGTGGCTTTGTCTAATTCTTTTGGTTTTGGTGGACATAATGTCACCCTCGCTTTTAAAAAACACAATTAG
- a CDS encoding DEP domain-containing protein, whose product MFEEVNEQIKSKVLALFFMKFKISPTYSLTIIEKWFTENSWADWETLYNLIQNALVRVENNNLINLYEQKICQLVNDMRGLGGIEIKNRNYRLKTYPLCFIGSEAVNWMEKKYDISKAEALKLGQTLINEKIIHHVTDDHDFKNDYLFYRFYLDE is encoded by the coding sequence ATGTTTGAAGAAGTTAATGAACAAATTAAAAGTAAGGTATTAGCATTGTTTTTTATGAAGTTTAAAATATCTCCTACCTATTCTCTAACAATCATTGAAAAATGGTTTACGGAAAATTCTTGGGCAGATTGGGAAACTTTATATAATTTAATTCAAAACGCATTGGTAAGAGTAGAAAATAATAATTTGATTAATTTGTATGAACAAAAAATTTGCCAATTAGTTAATGATATGAGAGGTTTAGGGGGGATTGAAATTAAGAACAGAAATTATCGCTTAAAAACTTATCCTCTTTGTTTTATAGGTTCAGAAGCAGTCAATTGGATGGAAAAAAAGTATGATATTTCTAAGGCAGAAGCTCTAAAATTAGGTCAAACTTTAATTAATGAAAAGATTATTCACCATGTAACTGATGATCATGATTTTAAAAATGATTATTTATTCTATAGATTTTATCTTGATGAATAA
- the zwf gene encoding glucose-6-phosphate dehydrogenase: MLTLQENPLRVGLKQAKTPEPLILVIFGASGDLTQRKLVPALYQLKKEGRLPAEMTIVGVARREWSHDYFRQQMRQGIEEFSDGIGKEELWEDFAQGLYYCAGNMDEGESYQKLKTFLGELDGKRGTRGNRVFYLAVSPKFFPAAIKQLGAAKMLTEPLKHRLVIEKPFGKDLSSAQVLNRIVQNVCKEEQVYRIDHYLGKETVQNLLVFRFANAIFEPLWNRNYIDNIQITVAETVGVEERAGYYETAGALRDMVQNHLLQLFCLTAMEAPSGISADSIRGEKVKVLQGTHLADIKNLEKSAIRGQYTGGWMKGKPIPGYREEKDVNPLSTTPTFVALKLMVDNWRWQGVPFYLRTGKRLPKKVSEIAIQFKNVPLTIFQSAAQQTNPNILALRIQPNEGISLRFEAKMLGAELRTRTVDMDFSYGSSFGMATADAYHRLLLDCMLGDQTLFTRADEVEEAWRVVTPALTAWDAPADPNSIPFYEAGTWQPAEAEFLLNRDGRRWRRL, encoded by the coding sequence ATGCTGACATTACAAGAAAATCCTTTAAGGGTGGGGTTGAAACAGGCAAAAACCCCAGAACCTTTAATATTAGTCATATTTGGAGCATCTGGGGATCTCACCCAACGGAAACTTGTTCCAGCCTTGTATCAACTGAAAAAAGAGGGCAGACTACCAGCCGAAATGACCATAGTAGGGGTAGCAAGAAGGGAATGGAGTCACGACTATTTCCGTCAACAAATGCGTCAAGGTATAGAAGAATTTTCCGATGGCATAGGTAAAGAAGAGTTATGGGAAGATTTTGCCCAAGGGCTTTACTACTGTGCCGGGAATATGGATGAGGGAGAAAGTTACCAAAAATTAAAAACTTTTCTTGGTGAATTAGACGGCAAAAGAGGCACAAGAGGAAACCGTGTTTTTTATTTAGCAGTGTCTCCTAAATTTTTCCCCGCCGCTATCAAGCAATTAGGGGCGGCTAAAATGTTAACTGAGCCTTTAAAGCATCGTCTAGTAATAGAAAAACCCTTTGGAAAAGATTTAAGCAGTGCGCAGGTACTTAATCGCATTGTCCAAAATGTTTGCAAGGAAGAGCAGGTATATCGTATTGACCATTATTTAGGTAAAGAAACGGTACAGAATTTATTAGTTTTTCGCTTTGCTAATGCTATTTTTGAACCTTTATGGAATCGTAACTATATTGACAATATTCAAATTACCGTAGCTGAAACAGTAGGGGTAGAAGAAAGGGCAGGATACTATGAAACTGCCGGGGCATTAAGAGATATGGTGCAAAATCATCTGTTACAGTTATTTTGTCTAACAGCAATGGAAGCACCTAGTGGCATTAGTGCCGACAGTATTAGGGGCGAAAAAGTCAAAGTATTACAAGGCACTCACTTAGCCGATATTAAAAACCTAGAAAAAAGTGCCATTAGGGGACAATATACTGGGGGATGGATGAAAGGAAAACCTATACCCGGTTATAGGGAAGAAAAAGACGTTAATCCTTTATCAACAACCCCGACTTTTGTCGCTTTAAAACTAATGGTGGATAATTGGCGTTGGCAGGGTGTGCCATTTTATCTACGCACTGGTAAGAGATTGCCAAAAAAAGTTTCTGAAATTGCCATTCAATTTAAAAATGTGCCTTTAACTATTTTCCAATCGGCGGCACAACAAACTAATCCCAATATCCTAGCTTTGAGAATCCAACCCAATGAGGGTATTTCTTTAAGGTTTGAGGCAAAAATGTTAGGGGCCGAGTTACGCACCCGCACGGTGGATATGGATTTTAGTTATGGTTCGTCTTTTGGTATGGCAACTGCTGACGCTTATCACCGTTTACTGCTTGATTGTATGTTGGGAGACCAAACCTTATTTACCCGTGCTGATGAAGTGGAGGAAGCATGGCGAGTGGTGACACCGGCTTTAACTGCTTGGGATGCCCCTGCTGATCCTAATTCTATACCTTTTTATGAGGCAGGTACATGGCAACCAGCAGAGGCTGAGTTTCTACTAAATCGTGATGGTAGAAGGTGGCGAAGACTTTAA
- a CDS encoding TVP38/TMEM64 family protein, giving the protein MNSIAVFLFSGSIILSANPSLAQTSINSGFNPQQWLLNALQWIDSLGVMGAIAFMLIYVIATVAFLPGSILTLGAGVVFGIFWGSIYVFIGATIGATLAFLVGRYIARGWVASKIEGNKKFQAIDEAVGREGLKIVLLTRLSPVFPFNLLNYAYGVTRVTLKDYVIASVGMFPGTIMYVYIGSLAGNLATIGTQSTSVNPVAQWSIRIIGFLATVAVTVYITKIAKKALDKSILDEV; this is encoded by the coding sequence ATGAATTCGATCGCAGTTTTTCTTTTTTCTGGTAGTATAATTTTAAGTGCTAATCCTAGCCTCGCTCAGACTTCGATTAATAGCGGTTTCAACCCTCAACAATGGTTACTTAACGCCCTACAATGGATTGACAGTCTTGGGGTAATGGGTGCGATCGCATTTATGCTTATTTATGTAATTGCCACAGTTGCTTTTTTACCCGGTTCAATTTTAACTCTCGGTGCGGGAGTGGTTTTTGGCATTTTTTGGGGTTCAATTTACGTTTTTATTGGTGCCACCATTGGGGCAACTTTAGCATTTTTAGTCGGAAGATATATTGCACGGGGATGGGTTGCTAGTAAAATTGAAGGAAATAAAAAATTTCAAGCTATAGATGAAGCAGTGGGTAGAGAGGGTTTAAAAATAGTTTTGTTAACCCGTCTTTCTCCAGTTTTTCCCTTTAATTTACTTAATTATGCCTATGGAGTCACAAGAGTTACTCTCAAAGATTATGTGATTGCCTCAGTGGGAATGTTTCCCGGTACGATTATGTATGTTTATATCGGCTCACTAGCCGGTAATTTGGCAACTATCGGCACACAAAGCACATCCGTGAATCCTGTCGCCCAATGGAGCATTAGAATTATTGGTTTTCTTGCTACTGTTGCTGTTACTGTGTATATAACCAAGATTGCCAAAAAAGCCCTCGATAAATCAATTTTAGATGAAGTTTAG
- a CDS encoding EAL domain-containing protein, with translation MNSDYIKTTSHSDLQPITHVLVLEDDSSRRTIILEEANYSIGRDPRNKIILSSKKVSRFHATLLRRTDTKNRSFSYWLLDGDLQGNRSTNGIFINEKRCLVQELKHEDTIRFGFEVQASYYVLNSVDDLALLQSGDFEKASESDSTGTEKLPAKKKAEKEKVSKQTLVISEANLESERGNLQDSEIAKLASFPELSPNPIIELDWNGNITYLNPSATNKFPELKNNTIINTHPLLLGLIDNITTHGKNNKLFVREIQIKDQIFEQYLHYLPDKKLIRSYIFDFTKRKALESQLQDSEQRYRAFISQTKEGVFLVDANSKKILEANNALADLLGYSLDEIYSLKLYDLIDLSTAVLDEQVDFILKSKKDKAVVREFVYKSKNKLPLELESNIIWISYGDQVILSFTVRPVTRNINQQTYIQEEGLYDLETGLPNRQLFLEQLKTAIANIRRQKGLLCIVFLELEILEEGKDTLGYSLRSGILDGFAKRLRTSLRGGDTVAHWESSQFVCLLPHVRSIQDVGRICSRMLEALKPPFFLENHKIHTKISIGVSLKELEEKSAETLLNQAQTALFKSKESGKNNFKFFDAQRQEKIERFLRIEKLLAHALDRNEFTLQYHPQVAIDLEKITGIEALIRWEHPDLGRITPDQFIPMAEETGLIVPMGEWVLETACRQRVAWQGSYLDDQPICVNISIQQFQQPNFVAMVKGVLEKTSLNPFFLELEIKETTLAEDNPTMVKILHELADLGVRVALDDFGTGISSIGYLRQFSFSTLKLDRPVIKKMRSNPQDKALVHAIITLSKSFDNLRIVAEGVEEKSQIEDLIKLGCQEIQGNWLTPPLVEQDMTEFLANYGYISK, from the coding sequence ATGAATAGCGACTACATAAAAACTACCTCCCATAGTGACTTACAACCAATAACTCATGTTTTAGTATTAGAAGACGATTCTTCTCGTCGTACAATTATTTTAGAAGAAGCAAACTATTCGATTGGTAGAGATCCACGTAACAAAATTATTCTATCATCAAAGAAAGTATCTCGTTTTCATGCCACATTATTAAGACGTACAGATACTAAAAATCGTAGTTTTTCCTATTGGTTGCTTGATGGAGATTTACAGGGTAATCGTAGTACTAATGGTATTTTTATCAACGAAAAAAGATGTTTAGTACAAGAGTTGAAGCACGAAGATACTATTCGTTTTGGTTTTGAGGTTCAAGCTAGTTATTATGTTCTTAATAGTGTTGATGATTTAGCTTTATTGCAGTCAGGGGATTTTGAAAAAGCATCAGAGTCTGATAGCACCGGCACAGAAAAATTACCAGCAAAGAAAAAGGCGGAAAAAGAAAAAGTTAGTAAGCAGACTTTAGTTATTTCTGAGGCTAATTTAGAGTCAGAAAGAGGAAATCTTCAGGATTCAGAGATTGCTAAGTTGGCTTCTTTTCCGGAGTTAAGCCCTAATCCGATTATTGAGCTAGATTGGAATGGTAATATTACTTATCTTAATCCTTCGGCAACCAATAAGTTTCCTGAGTTGAAAAATAATACTATTATCAACACCCATCCTTTACTGTTAGGTTTGATTGATAATATTACTACTCACGGTAAGAATAATAAATTATTTGTCAGAGAAATTCAGATTAAAGACCAAATTTTTGAGCAATATCTTCACTATTTGCCCGATAAAAAACTAATTAGGAGTTATATTTTTGATTTTACTAAGCGTAAAGCCTTAGAAAGTCAGTTACAAGATAGTGAGCAGAGATATAGAGCTTTTATTAGTCAAACCAAGGAGGGGGTTTTTCTGGTTGATGCCAATAGCAAAAAAATCTTAGAGGCAAATAATGCGTTGGCTGATTTGTTGGGTTATAGTCTCGACGAGATTTATTCTCTTAAGTTGTATGATTTGATTGATTTGTCAACGGCGGTTTTAGATGAGCAGGTAGATTTTATCTTAAAGTCGAAAAAGGATAAGGCTGTTGTGAGGGAGTTTGTTTATAAGAGTAAGAATAAGTTACCTCTTGAGCTAGAGTCTAATATTATTTGGATTAGTTATGGAGATCAAGTTATACTTTCTTTTACGGTTCGTCCTGTTACTAGAAATATCAATCAACAAACTTATATTCAAGAAGAGGGGTTGTATGATTTAGAAACGGGTTTGCCTAATCGTCAGTTATTTTTAGAACAGTTAAAAACTGCGATCGCAAATATTCGTAGGCAAAAAGGATTATTATGTATTGTTTTTCTGGAGTTAGAAATATTAGAAGAAGGAAAAGACACTCTCGGTTATAGTTTAAGATCAGGAATTTTAGATGGTTTTGCTAAACGTTTGAGGACTTCTTTAAGGGGAGGTGATACCGTTGCCCATTGGGAATCTTCTCAGTTTGTTTGTTTGTTGCCCCATGTGAGAAGTATTCAGGATGTAGGTAGAATTTGCTCCAGAATGTTAGAAGCCTTAAAACCCCCTTTCTTTTTGGAAAATCATAAGATACATACAAAAATTAGCATTGGAGTCTCTTTAAAGGAATTAGAAGAAAAAAGTGCAGAAACTCTTTTAAATCAAGCACAAACAGCACTTTTCAAAAGTAAGGAATCAGGGAAAAATAACTTTAAGTTTTTTGATGCTCAAAGACAAGAGAAAATAGAGCGTTTTTTACGTATTGAGAAGCTATTGGCACACGCTTTGGATAGAAATGAGTTTACTTTACAATATCATCCCCAAGTTGCTATTGATTTAGAAAAAATTACGGGTATTGAAGCCCTAATTCGTTGGGAGCATCCTGATTTAGGTCGTATTACACCTGATCAATTTATTCCTATGGCGGAGGAAACAGGGTTAATTGTGCCAATGGGAGAATGGGTATTAGAAACAGCTTGTCGTCAGAGGGTAGCTTGGCAGGGAAGTTATCTTGATGATCAACCGATTTGTGTTAACATCTCTATTCAACAGTTTCAACAGCCTAATTTTGTAGCGATGGTGAAAGGTGTTTTGGAAAAAACCAGTCTTAATCCTTTTTTCTTGGAACTGGAAATTAAGGAAACTACCCTTGCTGAAGATAATCCCACTATGGTGAAAATTTTACATGAGTTGGCGGATTTGGGAGTTAGAGTTGCCTTAGATGATTTTGGTACGGGGATTTCTAGTATTGGTTATCTTCGACAGTTTTCTTTCTCTACTTTAAAGCTCGATCGCCCTGTAATCAAGAAGATGCGATCGAATCCTCAAGATAAAGCCCTAGTCCATGCTATTATCACTCTTAGTAAAAGTTTTGACAACCTGAGAATTGTTGCCGAAGGAGTAGAAGAAAAATCACAAATAGAAGATTTAATTAAATTGGGTTGTCAGGAAATACAAGGTAATTGGTTAACTCCTCCTTTAGTAGAACAAGACATGACAGAATTTTTAGCTAATTACGGTTATATTAGTAAATAA
- the opcA gene encoding glucose-6-phosphate dehydrogenase assembly protein OpcA, translated as MTTPLVSLQAPKDVSLDYIDNELRQIWQMYSGSGDGLAATRASTFSILVYEPDAIQPLLSALGFYTGPIDGIAGPRTTSAIKAAQKAYNFEVTGVSSPELMNKLQEEFKAKSAQGKVNITEATAVKQYSPDMEGAGIADAIASTNPCRIIALVSTTEEDEGVKAQVSAYCPVNKRSENSLICCEYITITGVSSAFERISGIISELMIPDLPKFIWWKAGIDEEYSLFQRLTKECDRIIVDSSIFAQPEIELLKIGQLLEKDIPLSDINWARLSSWQELTAEAFDPPERRSSIWEVDQVTIDYEKGNPNQALMFLGWLASRLNWQPKSCERETGDYDIHKVTLTNPEGKIIKAELAGIPVGDWGEILGDLISLKLTSTNLNADCCTVLCSETTGCMRMEAGGGAQSCRVQQVTSLADQETENLLSKELQRWGKDALYRESMAFTKQILEL; from the coding sequence ATGACGACTCCTTTAGTTTCTTTACAAGCACCGAAAGATGTTAGTTTAGACTACATCGATAATGAATTAAGACAAATTTGGCAAATGTATAGTGGTAGCGGTGATGGTTTAGCTGCTACTAGGGCTTCTACTTTTAGTATTTTGGTTTATGAACCAGATGCTATTCAACCATTACTTTCTGCTTTGGGATTTTATACAGGTCCGATTGATGGCATTGCAGGACCTCGCACCACTTCGGCAATTAAAGCGGCTCAAAAAGCCTATAATTTCGAGGTTACGGGGGTTTCTTCTCCTGAGCTCATGAATAAATTACAAGAGGAATTTAAAGCAAAGTCTGCTCAAGGAAAAGTTAATATCACTGAGGCTACTGCGGTGAAGCAATACTCTCCTGATATGGAGGGAGCTGGTATTGCAGATGCGATCGCATCTACTAATCCTTGTCGTATCATAGCTCTTGTTTCCACTACAGAAGAAGATGAAGGGGTAAAAGCTCAGGTTTCTGCTTATTGTCCTGTGAACAAAAGATCGGAAAATAGTTTAATTTGCTGTGAATATATCACTATCACGGGAGTATCATCCGCCTTTGAACGTATTAGCGGTATTATTTCTGAATTAATGATTCCCGATTTACCGAAGTTTATCTGGTGGAAGGCAGGGATTGACGAGGAATACTCCTTATTTCAAAGATTGACAAAAGAGTGCGATCGAATTATAGTTGATTCCAGTATATTTGCCCAACCAGAAATTGAATTACTCAAAATAGGACAATTATTAGAAAAAGATATTCCTTTAAGTGACATCAATTGGGCGAGATTATCATCATGGCAAGAGTTGACAGCAGAAGCCTTTGATCCTCCTGAAAGGCGTAGCTCTATATGGGAAGTCGATCAGGTTACGATTGATTATGAAAAAGGTAATCCCAATCAAGCCCTAATGTTTTTGGGTTGGTTAGCTAGTCGTTTAAATTGGCAACCAAAAAGTTGTGAAAGGGAAACAGGAGATTATGACATTCATAAAGTCACCTTAACTAATCCTGAAGGAAAAATTATCAAAGCTGAATTAGCCGGTATTCCCGTCGGGGATTGGGGAGAAATTTTGGGAGATTTAATCAGTCTCAAATTAACATCCACTAATCTTAATGCTGATTGTTGTACTGTCTTATGCTCTGAAACTACTGGATGTATGCGTATGGAGGCCGGAGGAGGCGCTCAATCTTGTCGTGTACAACAGGTGACATCTCTAGCCGATCAAGAAACAGAAAATCTTTTAAGTAAAGAGTTACAACGTTGGGGAAAAGATGCTCTTTATCGAGAAAGTATGGCTTTCACCAAGCAGATTTTAGAATTGTAG
- the psaK gene encoding photosystem I reaction center subunit PsaK, translating into MTLIELSFLANIPQTVEWNYNVAIVMIAANLVVVFIGRFAIQNAGVGPDLPVGKPALWKNFGLPELLATLSFGHILGAGFILGLSNAGLL; encoded by the coding sequence ATGACACTAATAGAATTAAGTTTTTTAGCAAATATTCCTCAAACTGTAGAGTGGAACTACAATGTAGCAATAGTGATGATTGCCGCTAATTTGGTGGTGGTTTTCATTGGACGTTTTGCCATTCAAAATGCGGGGGTAGGACCAGATTTACCCGTTGGCAAACCTGCTTTATGGAAAAATTTTGGTTTACCTGAATTACTAGCTACTCTTAGCTTTGGTCATATTCTCGGTGCTGGATTTATCCTCGGATTATCCAACGCTGGATTACTATAA
- the acpP gene encoding acyl carrier protein, giving the protein MNQEILEKVKEIVVEQLDVDADKVTPEANFVNDLDADSLDVVELVMALEEAFEIEISDEEAEKIATVGAAVEHIESKTTAAA; this is encoded by the coding sequence ATGAATCAAGAAATATTAGAAAAAGTAAAAGAAATCGTTGTTGAACAACTTGATGTTGATGCTGATAAGGTAACTCCTGAGGCAAATTTTGTTAATGATTTAGATGCTGATTCCCTTGATGTAGTGGAGTTAGTTATGGCTTTAGAAGAAGCATTTGAAATTGAGATTTCTGATGAAGAAGCGGAAAAAATTGCAACCGTTGGTGCGGCTGTTGAGCATATTGAAAGCAAAACCACTGCGGCGGCTTAG